One region of Terricaulis silvestris genomic DNA includes:
- a CDS encoding YciI-like protein has translation MKHFLLLYTYAPDYVEKRAAVRPAHLELARASVARDELQLGGAVPSDDPPFGLLLFKTETAQVAEDFARADPYVSEGVVTTWRVREWITVVGEGALTKV, from the coding sequence ATGAAACACTTCCTCCTCCTCTACACCTACGCGCCCGACTACGTCGAAAAGCGCGCCGCCGTCCGCCCCGCGCACCTCGAACTTGCGCGGGCCTCCGTCGCGCGTGACGAACTGCAGCTTGGCGGTGCCGTGCCAAGCGACGATCCGCCGTTTGGCTTGCTGTTGTTCAAAACCGAGACCGCGCAAGTCGCCGAGGATTTCGCGCGCGCCGATCCGTATGTGAGCGAAGGCGTCGTCACCACTTGGCGCGTGCGCGAATGGATCACGGTGGTGGGTGAGGGCGCTCTGACCAAAGTCTGA
- the nuoE gene encoding NADH-quinone oxidoreductase subunit NuoE produces the protein MSVRRLALEQPDSFAFSKETMDEAGWWIAKYPPERKASAVIPIMWLAQKQEGGVSEPAIQEIARLLEMPPIRVLEVATFYTMFQLHPVGKHHLQICGTTPCMLRGSEELKAVCKRRIGPAHTVTADGLFSWEEMECMGACVNAPIVAIHDYYHEDLSPDAFEAIMDKLARGEKIEPGSAIERQTSAPEGAAKTLTDPSLYDGSLGKPLTLPALPEKA, from the coding sequence ATGAGCGTACGCCGCCTCGCCCTAGAGCAGCCAGACAGCTTCGCGTTCTCGAAAGAGACCATGGACGAAGCGGGCTGGTGGATCGCCAAGTATCCGCCGGAGCGCAAGGCGTCAGCCGTGATCCCGATCATGTGGTTGGCGCAAAAGCAGGAAGGCGGGGTCAGCGAACCCGCGATCCAGGAGATCGCGAGACTGTTAGAGATGCCGCCGATCCGCGTGTTGGAAGTCGCGACGTTTTACACGATGTTTCAGCTGCACCCGGTCGGCAAACATCACCTTCAAATCTGCGGCACGACGCCGTGCATGTTGCGCGGTTCAGAAGAACTGAAAGCCGTCTGCAAACGCCGCATCGGTCCCGCGCACACTGTGACGGCGGATGGCCTGTTCTCGTGGGAAGAGATGGAGTGCATGGGCGCGTGCGTGAATGCGCCGATCGTGGCGATCCACGATTACTACCACGAAGATCTCTCGCCGGACGCGTTCGAAGCCATCATGGATAAGCTCGCGCGCGGTGAGAAGATTGAGCCGGGCTCCGCCATTGAGCGCCAAACCTCGGCGCCTGAAGGAGCTGCGAAGACGCTGACTGATCCATCGCTCTATGACGGCTCGCTCGGCAAGCCGCTCACTCTGCCTGCTCTGCCGGAGAAGGCGTGA
- a CDS encoding M10 family metallopeptidase C-terminal domain-containing protein — protein MHKPQEDTSGLTFHALACGCAGCAAAASSGKDGSAVHSPSTSSQGNLTTIAAPSNDVAIDGTINPGETDFFGFNLVAGQTYMFSVYGSGATPLPDTFLYVLNGGFGLLNFDDDGGAGVNSLVTYTATYTGLHIIGVEGFSASQTGGYTLDALLQPPTDIVGDTFAGAPSLTIGTVAYGFIDAGPDGPYGPGFGEVDTYSFTAEAGMFYSFEIAGGADYNSDIFNLPAGELDTVIAIYDGDGNLVALNDDINFFGGDLGSRVGFFAEESGTYYLDVFSYQPYSGGFSITSSEINPADYDPLDSINWVSANNVQFDECNTAYVYFAEAGNDFGEGLPSFGWTDFEKQQVMKALEEYEKVLGVNYEITTDESAATFRLFTTTSASFGAYMYPQDPAFGDAQGIAAFNVDSGGWGAFPQSLEQGGYSFETILHEFGHGHGLAHPHDNGGGSEIMLGVTAAQGSYGIYDLNQGVYTVMSYNSSWETGPNGESPFTIAGVSNGWAGTLSAFDIAMLQERYGANNHYAEGNDTYTIKDVQAVGTYYETIWDTKGKDTIRYDGARNARIDLTAATLNYSPTGGGVVSFVDGIWGGFTIAAGVVIENARGGSGDDVLIGNSAKNELYGNAGDDFLMGRAGGDKLDGGADFDTASYQGSGAAVNVSLASGSGSGGDAAGDCLTNIEAVEGSAFNDTLTGNSGNNTLTGGDGNDKLDGGSGNDTLDGGDGNDTLYGGNGIDALSGGDGDDKLDGGNDNDSLSGGAGNDKLTGGNGIDTLDGGIGNDTLTGGNARDHFVFAFGDGQDRITDFKKNTDLIDLRPTDLVWSDLDSNANNKLDDADLYVSVASGDTFIDLGLANGGVGGVDVVRIDDVTNLTKDSFLFG, from the coding sequence TTGCACAAGCCGCAAGAAGACACGAGCGGCTTGACGTTCCATGCCCTCGCCTGTGGTTGCGCAGGGTGCGCCGCGGCCGCTTCAAGCGGAAAAGACGGCAGCGCTGTTCACTCACCGTCCACCAGCTCGCAGGGCAATCTGACTACGATCGCTGCGCCCTCCAATGACGTCGCAATCGACGGCACGATCAATCCCGGCGAAACGGATTTCTTCGGTTTCAATTTGGTTGCGGGCCAAACCTACATGTTCAGCGTGTACGGGTCCGGCGCCACGCCGCTGCCTGATACGTTTCTGTATGTTCTCAACGGCGGTTTTGGACTGCTTAACTTCGACGATGATGGCGGCGCGGGCGTCAACTCGCTGGTGACGTACACGGCGACCTACACCGGTCTTCATATTATCGGCGTCGAGGGCTTTAGCGCGAGCCAGACCGGCGGGTACACGCTCGACGCTCTGCTGCAGCCCCCAACCGATATCGTCGGCGACACGTTCGCTGGCGCCCCGTCGCTAACGATCGGCACTGTCGCTTACGGCTTTATCGACGCCGGCCCCGACGGCCCATACGGTCCTGGTTTCGGCGAAGTAGACACCTATTCGTTCACCGCGGAAGCGGGAATGTTCTACTCATTCGAGATCGCCGGCGGCGCCGACTACAATTCGGATATATTCAATCTTCCGGCAGGCGAACTCGACACGGTTATCGCCATATACGACGGTGACGGAAATCTGGTCGCATTGAACGACGACATCAACTTCTTCGGCGGTGATCTTGGGTCGCGCGTCGGCTTCTTCGCCGAAGAAAGCGGAACCTATTATCTCGACGTGTTTTCCTATCAGCCCTACAGCGGCGGATTTTCGATTACGTCCTCGGAGATCAATCCCGCTGATTACGATCCGCTGGACTCGATCAACTGGGTCAGCGCGAACAACGTGCAGTTCGACGAGTGCAACACCGCCTATGTTTATTTTGCCGAGGCGGGCAACGATTTCGGCGAAGGGCTGCCGTCGTTTGGTTGGACCGATTTCGAAAAGCAACAAGTGATGAAGGCGCTTGAGGAATACGAGAAAGTCCTCGGCGTGAACTATGAAATCACCACTGACGAGAGCGCAGCCACATTCCGGTTGTTCACGACGACGTCCGCTTCGTTCGGCGCCTACATGTATCCGCAGGATCCGGCGTTCGGTGATGCGCAAGGCATCGCGGCGTTCAACGTCGATAGCGGCGGTTGGGGCGCGTTCCCGCAAAGCCTCGAGCAAGGCGGGTATTCGTTCGAAACCATCCTGCACGAGTTCGGCCACGGTCACGGCCTGGCGCACCCGCACGACAACGGCGGCGGCTCTGAGATCATGCTCGGCGTCACCGCCGCGCAAGGCTCGTACGGCATCTACGACCTGAACCAGGGCGTCTACACGGTCATGAGCTACAACAGCTCATGGGAAACCGGCCCGAATGGCGAGTCACCCTTCACGATTGCCGGCGTGAGCAATGGTTGGGCTGGCACTCTGAGCGCGTTCGATATCGCAATGCTGCAAGAGCGTTACGGCGCCAACAATCACTACGCCGAGGGCAACGACACCTACACGATCAAAGACGTCCAAGCGGTCGGCACCTATTACGAGACGATCTGGGATACGAAGGGCAAAGACACCATCCGCTACGATGGCGCCCGTAACGCCCGCATCGATCTCACCGCCGCCACATTGAACTACAGCCCGACCGGTGGTGGCGTGGTCTCTTTCGTTGATGGCATCTGGGGCGGCTTCACGATCGCCGCCGGCGTTGTCATCGAGAACGCACGCGGCGGATCGGGCGACGATGTCCTGATCGGCAACTCGGCGAAGAATGAGCTCTACGGCAACGCCGGCGATGACTTCCTGATGGGCCGCGCAGGCGGTGACAAACTGGACGGCGGCGCTGACTTCGACACAGCCAGCTACCAAGGTTCCGGCGCAGCAGTGAACGTCTCGTTGGCCAGCGGCTCCGGCAGCGGCGGCGATGCCGCCGGCGATTGCCTCACGAACATCGAAGCCGTTGAAGGCAGCGCGTTCAACGACACGCTGACCGGCAACAGCGGCAACAACACGCTGACTGGCGGCGACGGCAACGACAAGCTCGACGGCGGCAGCGGCAACGACACGCTCGACGGCGGCGATGGCAACGACACGCTCTACGGCGGCAACGGCATTGATGCCCTGTCGGGCGGCGACGGCGACGACAAGCTCGATGGCGGCAACGACAACGACTCGCTCTCGGGCGGCGCCGGCAACGACAAGCTGACCGGTGGCAACGGGATCGATACGCTTGACGGCGGCATCGGCAACGACACGCTGACCGGCGGCAACGCCCGCGACCACTTCGTGTTCGCTTTCGGCGACGGCCAAGACCGCATCACCGACTTCAAAAAGAACACGGATCTGATCGACCTTCGACCGACAGACTTGGTTTGGAGTGATCTCGACTCCAACGCCAACAACAAGCTCGACGACGCCGACCTCTATGTCAGCGTTGCGAGCGGCGACACCTTCATCGACCTTGGCTTGGCCAATGGCGGCGTGGGCGGCGTCGATGTCGTTCGGATCGACGATGTCACCAACCTGACCAAGGACAGCTTCCTGTTCGGCTAA
- a CDS encoding NADH-quinone oxidoreductase subunit D: MADHIASHSQGVSEDRRTFTINFGPQHPAAHGVLRLVLELDGEVVERVDPHIGLLHRGTEKLIEYKTYLQAIPYFDRLDYVAPMNQEHAFCLAIEKLAGIDVPRRASIIRVLYSEIGRILNHLLNVTTQAMDVGALTPPLWGFEEREKLMVFYERASGSRMHANYVRPGGVHQDLPPQLIDDIEAWCEQFPPKVHDIEGLLTDNRIFKQRNVNIGVVSQEDALNWGFSGVMVRGSGMAWDLRRSQPYEIYSELDFKIPLGKNGDCYDRYLCRTEEMYESTKIMQQCIKLLRQTPGPVMTENSKYAPPRRAEMKNSMEALIHHFKLYTEGFHVPAGEAYAAVEAPKGEFGVYLVSDGTNKPYRLKIRAPGFPHLAAMDYLCKGHMLADVSAVLGSLDIVFGEIDR; encoded by the coding sequence ATGGCTGACCACATCGCCTCCCATTCGCAAGGCGTCTCAGAAGACCGGCGCACCTTCACGATCAATTTCGGTCCGCAACACCCGGCCGCGCACGGGGTGCTGCGCTTGGTGCTCGAACTCGATGGCGAAGTTGTTGAGCGTGTCGATCCGCATATCGGACTGCTTCATCGCGGCACCGAGAAGCTGATCGAGTACAAGACGTACTTACAGGCGATCCCGTACTTCGATCGGCTCGACTACGTCGCGCCGATGAACCAGGAGCACGCGTTCTGCCTGGCGATCGAAAAGCTCGCTGGCATCGACGTGCCGCGCCGCGCTTCGATCATCCGCGTGCTCTATTCCGAAATCGGCCGCATTTTAAACCATCTGCTGAACGTCACCACGCAGGCGATGGACGTTGGCGCGCTGACGCCGCCGCTGTGGGGTTTCGAAGAACGCGAAAAGCTGATGGTGTTCTATGAGCGCGCTTCGGGGTCGCGCATGCACGCCAATTACGTGCGCCCAGGCGGCGTGCATCAAGACCTGCCGCCGCAACTGATCGACGACATCGAAGCGTGGTGCGAGCAATTTCCGCCCAAGGTTCACGACATCGAAGGCCTGCTCACTGACAACCGCATCTTCAAACAGCGCAACGTCAATATCGGCGTCGTCAGCCAAGAGGACGCGCTGAACTGGGGCTTCTCCGGCGTGATGGTGCGCGGCTCCGGCATGGCCTGGGACCTGCGCCGCTCGCAGCCGTACGAGATTTACAGCGAACTCGATTTCAAAATTCCACTCGGCAAGAACGGCGATTGCTACGATCGCTATCTCTGCCGCACGGAGGAGATGTACGAGTCCACCAAGATCATGCAGCAATGCATTAAGCTGCTGCGGCAGACGCCCGGTCCGGTGATGACGGAGAACTCCAAGTACGCGCCGCCGCGCCGCGCCGAGATGAAGAACTCGATGGAAGCTTTGATCCATCACTTCAAGCTCTATACGGAAGGCTTCCACGTGCCCGCCGGCGAAGCTTACGCCGCTGTCGAGGCGCCCAAGGGCGAGTTCGGCGTTTATCTCGTTAGTGACGGCACAAACAAACCGTACCGCCTCAAGATCCGCGCCCCCGGTTTCCCACACCTCGCGGCCATGGATTATCTCTGCAAGGGCCATATGCTGGCCGACGTTTCCGCCGTGCTCGGTTCGCTCGACATCGTGTTCGGTGAGATCGATCGGTGA
- a CDS encoding NADH-quinone oxidoreductase subunit A produces the protein MGLDLLEYAPILIFFAIALVMGAGFLIAAWVIAPKNADKEKVSAYECGFNAFDDARMKFDVRFYLVSILFIIFDLEVAFLFPWAITLGDMPPEIGQFAFWSMMTFLGVLTVGFIYEWKKGALEWE, from the coding sequence ATGGGTTTGGACCTCCTCGAATACGCGCCGATCCTGATCTTTTTCGCGATCGCGCTCGTCATGGGCGCGGGCTTTCTGATCGCCGCCTGGGTGATCGCGCCGAAGAACGCCGACAAGGAAAAAGTCTCGGCTTACGAGTGTGGATTCAACGCGTTTGACGATGCGCGCATGAAGTTCGACGTGCGCTTTTATCTCGTCTCGATCCTTTTCATCATCTTCGACCTCGAAGTCGCGTTCCTGTTTCCGTGGGCGATCACGTTGGGCGACATGCCGCCCGAGATCGGCCAGTTCGCGTTCTGGTCTATGATGACGTTCCTCGGTGTGCTGACGGTGGGTTTCATCTACGAATGGAAAAAAGGCGCGCTGGAATGGGAGTGA
- a CDS encoding NADH-quinone oxidoreductase subunit C, whose protein sequence is MSQALEDLGAHIKASMTSAIEGASVAFGELTLTARADQIYPVIKFLRDDPRCKFTTMIDICGADYPERGKRFDVVYHLLSMQLNHRIRIKIETDEETAVASIADIYPCADWFEREAFDMYGILFANHPDLRRLLTDYGFQGYPLRKDFPLTGHVEVRYDSEQQRVVYEPVKLTQAFRNFDFLSPWEGMTLPGDEKAGAPPEEKK, encoded by the coding sequence ATGAGCCAAGCGCTTGAAGACCTTGGCGCTCACATCAAGGCGTCGATGACCAGCGCCATCGAGGGCGCTTCGGTGGCGTTCGGCGAACTGACCCTCACCGCGCGCGCCGATCAGATCTATCCCGTCATCAAATTCTTGCGCGACGATCCGCGGTGCAAGTTCACCACCATGATCGATATTTGTGGCGCGGATTATCCGGAGCGCGGCAAGCGTTTCGATGTCGTCTATCACCTGCTCTCGATGCAGCTAAACCACCGCATCCGCATCAAGATTGAGACCGACGAAGAGACCGCGGTCGCCAGCATCGCCGACATCTATCCCTGCGCCGACTGGTTTGAACGCGAGGCGTTCGACATGTACGGCATCCTGTTTGCCAACCACCCCGACCTGCGCCGGTTGCTGACGGACTACGGCTTCCAAGGCTATCCCCTGCGCAAAGACTTCCCACTGACCGGCCACGTCGAGGTCCGCTACGACAGCGAGCAGCAACGTGTTGTTTATGAGCCGGTGAAACTCACCCAAGCGTTCCGCAACTTCGACTTCCTCTCGCCGTGGGAAGGCATGACGCTGCCCGGCGATGAAAAAGCGGGCGCTCCGCCGGAAGAGAAGAAATAG
- a CDS encoding NuoB/complex I 20 kDa subunit family protein: protein MTIVTPAGGAARSGVEGGYPVKEDDPFYTGLSNQLADKGFLVAAADDLITWARTGSLMWMTFGLACCAVEMMQASMPRYDLERFGFAPRASPRQSDVMIVAGTLTNKMAPALRKVYDQMPEPRYVISMGSCANGGGYYHYSYAVVRGCDRIVPVDIYVPGCPPTAEALVYGVLQLQRKIRRSGNIVR, encoded by the coding sequence ATGACCATTGTCACTCCAGCCGGCGGCGCCGCGCGTAGCGGCGTTGAGGGCGGCTATCCGGTGAAAGAGGACGATCCGTTCTACACGGGTCTGTCGAACCAGCTTGCCGACAAGGGCTTTCTCGTTGCCGCTGCTGATGATCTCATCACTTGGGCGCGCACCGGCTCGCTGATGTGGATGACGTTCGGGCTTGCGTGCTGCGCGGTCGAGATGATGCAGGCTTCGATGCCGCGTTACGATCTGGAGCGCTTCGGGTTTGCGCCGCGGGCTTCGCCGCGTCAGAGCGACGTGATGATCGTTGCCGGGACGCTGACCAACAAAATGGCGCCGGCGCTCCGCAAGGTTTACGACCAGATGCCGGAGCCGCGCTACGTTATCTCAATGGGCTCATGCGCCAACGGCGGCGGTTATTACCACTACAGCTACGCCGTCGTGCGTGGCTGCGACCGTATCGTGCCCGTCGATATTTATGTGCCGGGCTGCCCGCCGACGGCGGAAGCGCTGGTGTATGGCGTGCTGCAGCTACAGCGCAAAATCCGCCGCTCAGGGAATATCGTGCGATGA
- a CDS encoding VOC family protein: protein MSGGKQIFAASPVLLVADVVKAHDYYATKLGMRSPKLWGDPPRFAIPQRDEVSLMLNQVDQGAPIHPNANYDGRADAYFWVRDADALHAEFKAAGADIVCEPQDEVYMMREFSIRDFDGHLLIFGHDISGAA, encoded by the coding sequence ATGAGCGGCGGCAAGCAAATCTTCGCCGCGTCGCCGGTGCTGCTGGTCGCTGACGTGGTGAAGGCGCACGACTATTACGCCACCAAGCTCGGCATGCGTTCGCCGAAATTGTGGGGCGATCCGCCGCGCTTCGCCATCCCGCAACGCGACGAGGTTTCGCTGATGCTGAATCAGGTCGACCAGGGCGCGCCGATTCATCCCAACGCCAACTATGACGGGCGCGCCGATGCTTATTTTTGGGTGCGAGACGCCGACGCGCTGCACGCCGAATTCAAGGCCGCGGGCGCTGACATCGTCTGCGAACCCCAGGATGAGGTCTACATGATGCGCGAGTTCTCAATTCGCGACTTCGACGGCCATCTTCTAATTTTCGGTCACGACATCTCGGGGGCGGCGTGA
- the nuoF gene encoding NADH-quinone oxidoreductase subunit NuoF has protein sequence MLADKDRIFLNLYGAHGPDLESAKKRGAWNGTADMIAAGRDWIISQVKESGLRGRGGAGFPTGLKWSFMPKEVKDRPHYLVVNADESEPGTCKDRDMMRHDPHLLIEGCLVASFAMQAHACYIYIRGEYVYEREAMERAIKEAYDAKLVGKNNVHGWDFDIYMHHGAGAYICGEETALLESLEGKKGQPRLKPPFPANVGLYGCPTTVNNVESIAVVPTILRRGAKWFAGFGRANNTGTKVFCISGHVNKPCNVEEAMSIPLKQLIEEHAGGVRGGWGNLKAVIPGGSSVRMITAQESEEMLMDFDALMAAPHRSGLGTAAVIVMDQSTDMIRAIARIAYFYKHESCGQCTPCREGTGWMWRVLERMAKGEADHSEIDLLLDVAGQVEGHTICALGDAAAWPIQGLIRCFRGEIEQRIDRYRSAKGVHQVITPVAAE, from the coding sequence ATGCTCGCGGATAAGGATCGCATCTTCCTCAATCTCTACGGCGCCCACGGGCCCGACTTGGAGAGCGCGAAGAAGCGCGGCGCATGGAACGGCACCGCAGACATGATCGCGGCTGGTCGCGACTGGATCATCAGCCAGGTGAAGGAAAGCGGCTTGCGGGGGCGCGGCGGCGCCGGCTTTCCGACCGGCCTGAAGTGGTCCTTCATGCCGAAAGAGGTGAAGGATCGGCCGCACTATCTCGTCGTGAATGCGGACGAGTCAGAGCCGGGCACGTGTAAAGACCGCGACATGATGCGTCACGATCCGCATTTGCTGATCGAAGGCTGCCTCGTCGCGTCGTTCGCGATGCAGGCGCACGCTTGTTACATCTACATCCGCGGCGAGTACGTCTATGAGCGCGAGGCGATGGAGCGCGCGATCAAGGAGGCGTACGACGCCAAGCTTGTCGGCAAGAACAACGTGCATGGCTGGGATTTCGACATCTACATGCACCACGGCGCTGGCGCGTACATTTGCGGCGAAGAAACCGCGCTACTTGAAAGCCTTGAAGGCAAGAAGGGCCAGCCGCGCCTGAAGCCGCCGTTTCCGGCGAACGTTGGCCTCTATGGTTGCCCGACGACGGTCAACAACGTTGAATCGATCGCGGTGGTGCCGACCATTCTGCGCCGTGGCGCGAAGTGGTTTGCTGGCTTCGGCCGCGCCAACAACACCGGCACCAAGGTGTTCTGCATCTCCGGCCACGTGAACAAGCCGTGCAACGTCGAAGAAGCGATGAGTATTCCGCTAAAGCAGCTGATCGAGGAGCACGCCGGCGGCGTGCGGGGCGGTTGGGGCAATCTCAAAGCAGTGATCCCGGGTGGTTCATCGGTGCGCATGATCACGGCGCAAGAATCCGAAGAGATGCTGATGGACTTCGATGCGCTAATGGCCGCGCCACATCGCTCGGGCCTCGGCACGGCTGCGGTGATCGTGATGGATCAGTCCACCGACATGATCCGCGCCATTGCGCGCATCGCGTATTTCTACAAGCACGAAAGTTGCGGCCAGTGCACGCCGTGCCGCGAAGGCACCGGCTGGATGTGGCGCGTGCTTGAGCGCATGGCGAAAGGCGAAGCCGATCACAGCGAGATCGACCTGCTGCTCGACGTCGCTGGCCAAGTTGAAGGCCATACCATTTGCGCGCTGGGCGACGCCGCCGCCTGGCCGATCCAAGGCCTGATCCGCTGCTTCCGCGGCGAGATCGAGCAGCGGATTGATCGCTATCGCAGCGCCAAGGGCGTGCACCAGGTCATCACGCCGGTTGCGGCGGAGTAG
- a CDS encoding HlyD family efflux transporter periplasmic adaptor subunit: MAISDADEALTSDDARREIRFGVIALLSFFGLFLGWAAFAPLDAAVVAPGVVVVAGSRQTVQHRDGGVISRIAVEEGQRVQEGELLIELSAPEVLARKEAILSQTLDLQMQRAQLLASRDTGAEIQAPAEWAALPPEDRAIADAALERHRIEAESRRAALRTQRSGGGAVEARIAGYQEEIVAINRQHSLLEDELTGVRSLAERGLMPLTRVRALERSQAELDGRRAELRAAIAGAMEDRAEELRDIEARLAQLLPQLAGARAELERTLMRAPVAGVIVGLQANTVGGVVRAGEAVMDIVPEGQDLIVEAQVRPEDADDLHQGLEGEVLITAFSGRNMPRLRGEVRRVSADRFVDERNGNAYFLLQMAVSREELERLNPEASGARQLRPGLPAQVVVPTRKRTALQYLLEPLNQSIWSSFREG, translated from the coding sequence GTGGCGATCTCCGACGCCGACGAAGCGCTGACCAGCGATGATGCGCGGCGAGAGATCCGATTTGGCGTGATCGCGCTGCTCAGCTTCTTTGGCCTGTTTCTCGGCTGGGCGGCGTTTGCGCCGCTCGATGCGGCTGTCGTCGCGCCCGGCGTCGTCGTCGTCGCCGGCAGCCGCCAGACCGTGCAACATCGCGATGGCGGTGTGATCTCCCGCATTGCGGTGGAGGAGGGCCAACGCGTTCAGGAGGGCGAACTGCTGATCGAACTCAGCGCGCCGGAAGTGCTGGCGCGCAAGGAAGCGATCTTGTCGCAAACGCTCGATCTGCAAATGCAGCGCGCTCAGTTGCTCGCCTCACGCGATACCGGGGCTGAGATACAAGCGCCCGCCGAGTGGGCGGCGTTGCCGCCCGAAGATCGCGCCATCGCTGACGCCGCGCTTGAGCGCCATCGCATCGAAGCGGAATCGCGGCGCGCGGCGCTGCGCACGCAACGCTCCGGTGGCGGCGCGGTTGAAGCCCGCATCGCCGGCTATCAGGAAGAAATTGTTGCGATCAACCGCCAGCACAGCTTGCTTGAGGACGAACTGACCGGCGTGCGCTCGCTCGCTGAACGGGGCCTGATGCCGCTCACGCGCGTGCGCGCATTGGAGCGCTCTCAGGCCGAACTCGACGGCCGCCGCGCCGAACTGCGTGCGGCCATCGCGGGCGCCATGGAAGATCGCGCCGAAGAGCTACGGGACATCGAAGCGCGTCTTGCGCAGTTGCTGCCGCAGCTCGCCGGCGCCAGAGCCGAACTGGAACGCACGCTGATGCGCGCGCCGGTGGCCGGCGTCATCGTCGGCCTGCAAGCCAACACGGTCGGTGGCGTCGTGCGGGCCGGTGAAGCGGTGATGGACATTGTGCCGGAAGGGCAAGACCTGATTGTCGAAGCCCAGGTGCGCCCCGAGGATGCCGACGATTTGCATCAGGGGTTGGAAGGCGAAGTGCTGATCACCGCGTTCTCGGGACGCAACATGCCGAGATTGCGCGGCGAAGTACGCCGCGTATCGGCCGACCGTTTTGTCGATGAGCGCAACGGCAATGCTTATTTCTTGTTACAGATGGCGGTGTCGCGCGAAGAGCTGGAACGGCTGAATCCTGAAGCATCCGGCGCGCGCCAGTTACGCCCTGGCTTGCCGGCGCAGGTCGTGGTCCCGACCCGAAAGCGCACCGCACTTCAGTACCTTTTAGAGCCGCTCAACCAATCGATTTGGAGCAGCTTCCGCGAGGGTTGA